The proteins below are encoded in one region of Streptomyces sp. NBC_00490:
- the nadA gene encoding quinolinate synthase NadA, whose translation MTTAQTTELDVQPTPLALLLLGREADPKSERGVECPGDLPSPSDPDLVERARAAKEKLGDKVFVLGHHYQRDEVIQFADVTGDSFKLARDAAARPEAEYIVFCGVHFMAESADILTGDDQKVVLPDLAAGCSMADMATAEQVAECWDVLTEAGIAEQVVPVSYMNSSADIKAFTGKHGGTICTSSNAKKALEWAFEQGEKVLFLPDQHLGRNTAVRDMGMTLEDCVLYNPHKPNGGLTAEELRAAKMILWRGHCSVHGRFSLESVRDVRERIPGVNVLVHPECKHEVVAAADYVGSTEYIIKALEAAPAGSKWAIGTELNLVRRLANRFAPEGKEIVFLDKTVCFCSTMNRIDLPHLVWTLESLAEGNLVNRIEVDKETETFAKLALERMLALP comes from the coding sequence GTGACCACCGCCCAGACCACGGAGCTCGACGTACAGCCGACTCCTCTCGCCCTGCTGCTCCTCGGCCGTGAGGCCGACCCGAAGAGCGAGCGGGGTGTCGAGTGCCCCGGCGACCTGCCCTCGCCGTCCGACCCGGACCTGGTGGAGCGGGCCCGCGCGGCCAAGGAGAAGCTCGGGGACAAGGTCTTCGTGCTCGGCCACCACTACCAGCGCGACGAGGTCATCCAGTTCGCCGACGTCACGGGTGACTCCTTCAAGCTGGCCCGGGACGCGGCCGCGCGCCCGGAGGCCGAGTACATCGTGTTCTGCGGTGTGCACTTCATGGCGGAGTCCGCGGACATCCTGACCGGCGACGACCAGAAGGTCGTGCTGCCGGACCTGGCCGCCGGGTGCTCGATGGCCGACATGGCCACCGCCGAGCAGGTCGCCGAGTGCTGGGACGTGCTGACCGAGGCCGGGATAGCCGAGCAGGTCGTCCCCGTCTCGTACATGAACTCCTCCGCGGACATCAAGGCGTTCACGGGCAAGCACGGCGGCACGATCTGCACCTCGTCGAACGCCAAGAAGGCCCTTGAGTGGGCCTTCGAGCAGGGCGAGAAGGTGCTCTTCCTCCCCGACCAGCACCTCGGCCGGAACACCGCCGTGCGGGACATGGGGATGACGCTGGAGGACTGCGTCCTCTACAACCCGCACAAGCCGAACGGCGGGCTGACGGCCGAGGAGCTGCGGGCCGCGAAGATGATCCTGTGGCGGGGCCACTGCTCGGTGCACGGCCGCTTCAGCCTGGAGTCGGTGCGGGACGTGCGCGAGCGGATCCCGGGCGTCAACGTCCTGGTGCACCCCGAGTGCAAGCACGAGGTCGTGGCCGCGGCGGACTACGTCGGCTCGACCGAGTACATCATCAAGGCCCTGGAGGCCGCTCCGGCCGGCTCCAAGTGGGCCATCGGGACCGAGCTGAATCTCGTACGACGGCTCGCGAACCGTTTCGCGCCCGAGGGCAAGGAGATCGTCTTCCTCGACAAGACGGTCTGCTTCTGCTCGACGATGAACCGCATCGACCTCCCCCACCTCGTGTGGACCCTGGAGTCCCTCGCCGAGGGCAACCTGGTCAACCGCATCGAGGTCGACAAGGAGACCGAGACGTTCGCGAAGCTGGCGCTGGAGCGGATGCTGGCGCTGCCGTAG
- a CDS encoding protein kinase domain-containing protein yields the protein MPLHKDDPKSVGGYKLVDRLGSGGMGVVYWGRSRSGRDVAVKVVHAQYAEDKVFRARFRHEIESVRKVSGAFTAPVVDADPEATRPWMATQYVPGSSLAERIRDHGALKGAELRRLALGLVEALEDIHRAGVVHRDLKPANVLMAEDGPRVIDFGISRAAENHQTLTETGQMIGTPPFMSPEQFTDARTVGPASDVFSLAALLVYSATGRGPFDADSPYLTAFRVVHEAPGLDGVPRTLRPVLERCLVKEAADRPGLDVLAKEFAEALPESDPMDPDTTTSGPADLRAVEETYGGADPAMPTGLPKPRRRTRRSRRLLVAVGTLGAVSLGLVGYLSLGPGFSDASQETSSTAASGATRWSAVPEGWQAWQTTMFGTARSGEVNPLAKGGESTIDATCRPYENAVYCAGNTILPVRLDGRTGATVWRSALATAAEGTDSSGNNFALLGVRDDAMILQHDVFAADGSTRSSIVALDTETGDQLWTRDRGGASVDQLMVGDLVMTPDTSGRLVTARSPRTGTDRWTAQLPAGDYCQFATAGSRLYAHCFPDDESKDAVLLELDKTDGTVRRRLRTPNGSGLLGTVDGRLAVAVAVDVGSGPARPEENTFDEIRLLDPDTGATTTTELTRSHKGSIRLAAGTVWITGANGQVTAVSPLTGKQLWQTRTSVEDSGRPTYDPTTRTLYLASLSGRVAALDSRKGTLLWETGARADQLASGSTKSTVSLDGGAVVVNTPNGTVFSMDPAHPEG from the coding sequence GTGCCACTGCACAAGGACGACCCGAAATCGGTCGGCGGATACAAGCTGGTCGACCGGCTCGGCTCCGGAGGCATGGGGGTCGTCTACTGGGGCAGATCGCGCTCGGGCCGTGACGTCGCCGTCAAGGTGGTGCACGCCCAGTACGCGGAGGACAAGGTCTTCCGCGCCCGCTTCCGGCACGAGATCGAGTCCGTCCGCAAGGTCAGCGGCGCCTTCACCGCGCCCGTGGTGGACGCCGACCCGGAGGCGACCCGGCCCTGGATGGCGACCCAGTACGTCCCCGGCAGCTCCCTCGCCGAACGGATCCGCGACCACGGAGCCCTCAAGGGCGCCGAACTGCGGCGGCTGGCCCTGGGGTTGGTGGAGGCGCTGGAGGACATCCACCGGGCCGGAGTGGTGCACCGGGACCTCAAGCCCGCCAACGTCCTGATGGCCGAGGACGGCCCCCGCGTGATCGACTTCGGCATCTCCCGCGCCGCGGAGAACCACCAGACCCTGACCGAGACCGGCCAGATGATCGGCACCCCGCCGTTCATGTCACCGGAACAGTTCACCGACGCCCGCACGGTCGGGCCCGCCTCGGACGTCTTCTCCCTCGCCGCACTCCTGGTCTACTCGGCCACCGGACGCGGCCCCTTCGACGCCGACAGCCCGTATCTGACCGCCTTCCGCGTCGTCCACGAGGCGCCCGGACTGGACGGTGTGCCGCGGACGTTGCGCCCGGTCCTGGAGCGCTGCCTGGTCAAGGAGGCCGCCGACCGGCCCGGACTGGACGTGCTGGCCAAGGAGTTCGCCGAGGCCCTGCCCGAGTCCGACCCCATGGACCCGGACACCACGACTTCGGGTCCGGCCGACCTGAGGGCCGTCGAGGAGACCTACGGCGGCGCCGACCCGGCGATGCCGACGGGCCTGCCCAAGCCCCGCCGCCGGACCCGGAGGAGCCGCCGCCTGCTGGTGGCGGTCGGCACGCTGGGCGCGGTGAGCCTCGGCCTGGTCGGGTACCTGAGCCTCGGCCCGGGATTCTCGGACGCCTCCCAGGAGACGAGCTCGACAGCCGCGTCCGGGGCCACCCGCTGGTCGGCGGTGCCCGAGGGCTGGCAGGCCTGGCAGACGACGATGTTCGGGACCGCACGGTCGGGCGAGGTCAACCCGCTGGCGAAGGGCGGCGAGAGCACGATCGACGCCACCTGCCGGCCGTACGAGAACGCGGTCTACTGCGCGGGCAACACGATCCTCCCGGTCCGCCTGGACGGCCGTACCGGCGCCACCGTCTGGCGCTCCGCCCTCGCGACCGCCGCCGAGGGCACGGACTCGTCGGGCAACAACTTCGCACTCCTCGGCGTGCGGGACGACGCGATGATCCTGCAGCACGACGTCTTCGCGGCCGACGGGAGCACCAGGTCGAGCATCGTCGCCCTCGACACCGAGACCGGCGACCAGCTGTGGACCCGCGACCGGGGAGGGGCGAGCGTCGACCAGCTCATGGTCGGCGACCTCGTCATGACCCCCGACACCAGCGGCCGGCTGGTGACGGCACGGTCCCCGCGCACCGGCACCGACCGCTGGACCGCGCAGCTGCCCGCCGGCGACTACTGCCAGTTCGCGACGGCCGGCTCCCGTCTCTACGCGCACTGCTTCCCGGACGACGAGTCCAAGGACGCCGTACTCCTGGAGCTGGACAAGACCGACGGAACAGTGCGCAGACGGCTGAGAACCCCGAACGGGAGCGGTCTGCTCGGCACCGTCGACGGCCGCCTCGCCGTGGCCGTCGCGGTCGACGTCGGCTCCGGCCCGGCGCGCCCCGAGGAGAACACCTTCGACGAGATCCGGCTCCTCGACCCGGACACCGGCGCCACCACCACGACCGAACTCACGCGCAGCCACAAGGGCTCGATCCGCCTCGCCGCCGGCACCGTCTGGATCACCGGGGCCAATGGCCAGGTCACCGCGGTCTCCCCGCTGACCGGCAAACAGCTCTGGCAGACCCGGACCAGCGTCGAGGACTCGGGCCGGCCCACCTACGACCCCACCACCCGCACGCTCTACCTGGCCAGCCTCAGCGGCCGGGTCGCCGCCCTCGACTCCCGCAAGGGCACGCTGCTCTGGGAGACCGGCGCCCGGGCCGACCAGCTCGCCAGCGGCTCGACCAAGTCCACGGTGTCGCTGGACGGCGGGGCGGTGGTCGTGAACACACCGAACGGGACGGTCTTCAGCATGGACCCCGCTCACCCCGAGGGGTGA
- a CDS encoding efflux RND transporter permease subunit, which yields MSWLSRFSLAQRALIGLMSIIVLAFGAIAIPQLKQQLLPSIELPMVSVLAPYQGASPDVVEKQVVEPLEDSLEAVDGIEGVTSTASEGNAIVMASFDYGSGTKQLVADVQQAVNRARAQLPDGVDPQVVAGSTDDMPTVVLAVTSDQDQQALADQLDRTVVPDLKSIDGVGQVTVDGVRDLQVTVTPDDTKLTKAGLTSAALAQALQAGGATVPAGSFDEDGANRTVQVGGGFTSVGQIQDLMVTGQAGKKPVRLGDVATVKQEQAAADSLTRTDGRPSLAVMVTMDQDGSAVSISDAVEDKLAGMRKDLGSDATVTVVSDQGPAVAKAIDGLTTEGALGLLFAVLVILVFLASVRSTLVTAVSIPLSVVLALIVLWTRDLSLNMLTLGALTIAIGRVVDDSIVVLENIKRHLGYGEEREPAILNAVREVAGAVTSSTLTTVAVFLPIGLVGGMVGELFGSFSLTVTAALLASLLVSLTVVPVLSYWFLRAPKGTPADAEEARRLAEEKEAKSRLQRLYVPVLRFATRRRLTSVLIAVVILIGTFGMSGLLKTNFFDQGEQEVLTVKQELKPGTSLAATDEQARKVEGLLARTKGVKDYQVTVGSSGFMAAFGGGTDTNQASYQVMLDDSASYEDVQDRIEAGLKKLDGIGTTTIAAGDGFGAQDLSVVVKAADADVLREAAEQVRKTVAGLDDVTDVTSDLAQSVPRISVKANDKAAAAGFNDQTLGAAVTEAVKGTTAAQAILDDTERDVVIKSAKPARTLDELRNLRLGPVKLGDIATVKLADGPVSMTRIDGQRAATITAKPTGDNTGAVSQDLTAELDALKLPAGATASIGGVTSDQDSAFKNLGLAMLAAIAIVFMLLVATFRSLVQPLILLVSIPFAATGAIGLLILTDTPMGVPAMIGMLMLIGIVVTNAIVLIDLINQYRKQGYATVDAVIEGGRHRLRPILMTALATIFALLPMALGVTGEGGFIAQPLAVVVIGGLITSTLLTLLLVPTLYTMLELRKERRAKKRAAKKAKKAQNAEAPAQPEPAGV from the coding sequence ATGTCCTGGCTGTCGAGATTCAGCCTCGCGCAGCGGGCCCTCATAGGCCTGATGTCGATCATCGTGCTCGCCTTCGGGGCGATCGCGATACCCCAGCTCAAGCAGCAGCTGCTGCCCTCCATCGAACTGCCGATGGTGTCCGTGCTCGCCCCCTACCAGGGCGCCTCACCGGATGTCGTCGAGAAGCAGGTCGTCGAGCCCCTCGAGGACAGCCTCGAAGCGGTGGACGGCATCGAGGGAGTCACCTCCACGGCCAGTGAGGGCAACGCCATCGTGATGGCGTCCTTCGACTACGGCAGCGGCACCAAGCAGCTCGTCGCCGACGTCCAGCAGGCCGTCAACCGGGCCCGTGCGCAGCTCCCGGACGGCGTGGACCCGCAGGTCGTCGCCGGGTCCACGGACGACATGCCCACCGTCGTCCTCGCCGTCACCTCCGACCAGGACCAGCAGGCCCTGGCCGACCAGCTCGACCGGACCGTCGTACCGGACCTGAAGTCCATCGACGGCGTCGGCCAGGTCACCGTCGACGGCGTCCGCGACCTCCAGGTCACCGTCACCCCGGACGACACGAAGCTCACGAAGGCGGGCCTCACCTCGGCCGCCCTCGCCCAGGCGCTCCAGGCGGGCGGCGCGACCGTCCCGGCCGGCTCCTTCGACGAGGACGGCGCCAACCGCACCGTCCAGGTCGGCGGCGGCTTCACCTCGGTCGGGCAGATCCAGGACCTGATGGTCACCGGCCAGGCCGGAAAGAAGCCGGTCCGCCTCGGTGACGTGGCCACGGTCAAGCAGGAGCAGGCCGCCGCCGACTCCCTCACCCGCACCGACGGCAGGCCCAGCCTCGCGGTCATGGTGACGATGGACCAGGACGGCAGCGCGGTCTCCATCTCCGACGCGGTCGAGGACAAGCTCGCCGGCATGCGCAAGGACCTCGGCTCCGACGCGACGGTCACCGTCGTCAGCGACCAGGGCCCCGCGGTCGCGAAGGCCATCGACGGTCTGACCACCGAGGGCGCGCTCGGCCTGCTCTTCGCGGTCCTGGTCATCCTGGTCTTCCTGGCGTCGGTCCGCTCGACGCTGGTCACGGCGGTGTCCATCCCGCTGTCGGTGGTCCTCGCCCTGATCGTGCTCTGGACCCGCGACCTCTCGCTCAACATGCTGACGCTGGGCGCGCTGACCATCGCCATCGGCCGGGTCGTCGACGACTCGATCGTGGTCCTGGAGAACATCAAGCGGCACCTCGGCTACGGCGAGGAGCGCGAGCCCGCGATCCTGAACGCCGTCCGCGAGGTGGCCGGAGCGGTCACCTCCTCCACCCTCACCACGGTCGCCGTCTTCCTGCCGATCGGCCTGGTCGGCGGCATGGTGGGCGAGCTGTTCGGCTCGTTCAGCCTGACGGTCACGGCCGCCCTGCTGGCCTCGCTGCTGGTGTCCCTGACGGTCGTCCCGGTGCTGTCGTACTGGTTCCTGCGCGCCCCCAAGGGCACCCCGGCCGACGCCGAGGAAGCCCGACGCCTCGCGGAGGAGAAGGAGGCGAAAAGCAGGCTCCAGCGCCTCTACGTCCCCGTCCTGCGGTTCGCCACCCGCCGGCGCCTGACCAGTGTGCTGATCGCCGTGGTGATCCTCATCGGTACGTTCGGCATGTCCGGACTGCTGAAGACCAACTTCTTCGACCAGGGCGAGCAGGAAGTCCTCACCGTCAAGCAGGAGTTGAAGCCCGGCACCAGCCTCGCGGCCACCGACGAGCAGGCCAGGAAGGTCGAGGGGCTGCTCGCCCGCACCAAGGGCGTCAAGGACTACCAGGTCACCGTCGGCTCGTCCGGCTTCATGGCGGCCTTCGGCGGCGGCACGGACACCAACCAGGCCTCGTACCAGGTGATGCTGGACGACTCGGCCTCGTACGAGGACGTGCAGGACCGTATCGAAGCGGGCCTGAAGAAGCTCGACGGCATCGGTACGACGACCATCGCGGCCGGCGACGGCTTCGGCGCCCAGGACCTCAGCGTGGTCGTGAAGGCGGCCGACGCGGATGTCCTGCGCGAGGCGGCGGAGCAGGTCCGCAAGACGGTCGCGGGCCTGGACGACGTCACCGACGTGACGAGCGACCTGGCGCAGAGCGTGCCGCGCATCTCGGTGAAGGCCAACGACAAGGCCGCCGCGGCGGGCTTCAACGACCAGACCCTGGGCGCGGCCGTCACCGAGGCGGTCAAGGGCACCACGGCCGCCCAGGCGATCCTGGACGACACCGAGCGTGACGTCGTCATCAAGTCGGCGAAGCCCGCGCGGACCCTGGACGAGCTGAGGAACCTGAGGCTCGGCCCGGTGAAGCTGGGCGACATCGCCACGGTGAAGCTCGCGGACGGCCCGGTCTCGATGACGAGGATCGACGGCCAGCGCGCGGCGACCATCACCGCCAAGCCGACCGGCGACAACACGGGCGCCGTGAGCCAGGACCTCACGGCCGAGCTCGACGCCCTGAAGCTCCCTGCGGGCGCCACGGCCTCGATCGGCGGCGTCACCTCGGACCAGGACAGCGCGTTCAAGAACCTCGGCCTGGCGATGCTCGCGGCGATCGCGATCGTCTTCATGCTGCTGGTGGCGACGTTCCGTTCGCTGGTCCAGCCACTGATCCTGCTGGTCTCCATCCCGTTCGCCGCGACGGGCGCCATCGGCCTCCTCATCCTCACGGACACCCCGATGGGCGTCCCCGCGATGATCGGCATGCTGATGCTCATCGGCATCGTGGTGACCAACGCGATCGTGCTGATCGACCTCATCAACCAGTACCGCAAGCAGGGCTACGCGACGGTGGACGCCGTCATCGAGGGCGGCCGCCACCGGCTCCGCCCGATCCTGATGACGGCCCTGGCGACGATCTTCGCCCTGCTCCCGATGGCCCTCGGGGTCACCGGCGAGGGCGGCTTCATCGCCCAGCCGCTGGCGGTGGTCGTGATCGGCGGTCTGATCACGTCGACGCTGCTGACCCTCCTCCTGGTCCCGACGCTCTACACGATGCTGGAGCTCCGCAAGGAGCGCCGCGCGAAGAAGCGGGCGGCCAAGAAGGCGAAGAAGGCCCAGAACGCGGAGGCGCCGGCCCAGCCGGAACCCGCGGGCGTGTGA
- a CDS encoding response regulator transcription factor gives MTIRVLLADDQALLRSAFRVLVDSEPDMEVVGEASDGAEAVRLAKEERADVVLMDIRMPGTDGLAATRLISEDPSLAQVRVVILTTFEVDDYVVQSLRAGASGFLGKGSEPDELLSAIRIAAGGEALLSPAATKGLIARFLAQGDAADDANDPARAARLDALTVREREVLVQVAGGHSNDEIAERLEVSPLTVKTHVNRAMAKLGARDRAQLVVIAYESGLVRPRVE, from the coding sequence ATGACCATCCGCGTCCTGCTCGCCGACGACCAGGCACTGCTGCGCAGCGCCTTCCGCGTGCTCGTCGACTCCGAGCCCGACATGGAGGTCGTCGGCGAGGCGTCCGACGGGGCGGAGGCGGTGCGGCTGGCCAAGGAGGAGCGGGCCGACGTCGTGCTGATGGACATCCGTATGCCCGGCACCGACGGCCTCGCCGCCACCCGGCTGATCAGCGAGGACCCGTCCCTCGCCCAGGTCCGGGTGGTCATCCTGACGACCTTCGAGGTCGACGACTACGTCGTGCAGTCGCTGCGGGCCGGCGCCTCCGGCTTCCTCGGCAAGGGCAGCGAACCCGACGAGCTGCTCAGCGCCATCCGGATCGCGGCGGGCGGCGAGGCCCTGCTCTCCCCGGCCGCCACCAAGGGCCTGATCGCCCGCTTCCTCGCCCAGGGCGACGCGGCGGACGACGCGAACGATCCCGCCCGCGCCGCCCGCCTCGACGCGCTCACCGTCCGCGAGCGCGAGGTCCTCGTCCAGGTCGCCGGCGGACACTCCAACGACGAGATCGCCGAACGCCTCGAAGTCAGCCCGCTCACCGTGAAGACGCACGTCAACCGGGCCATGGCCAAGCTGGGCGCGCGGGACCGGGCGCAGCTCGTGGTGATCGCGTACGAGTCCGGGCTGGTACGTCCGAGGGTGGAGTGA